A single genomic interval of Lathyrus oleraceus cultivar Zhongwan6 chromosome 7, CAAS_Psat_ZW6_1.0, whole genome shotgun sequence harbors:
- the LOC127102946 gene encoding phototropin-1 codes for MKQKVRVMEPFTRDHRGSLEVFNPSSSDNNNENPHPNPNSNSNPIPSNSWNTWTGSRAIETPPTRDSIISDEVPAATSWMALKETAPPPKSGESGSAAEQRAAEWGLVLKTDSETGKPQGVGVRGSGGGSGSRRESNNSVRSSGESSDDGREGGRGIPRVSEDLRDALSAFQQTFVVSDATKPDYPIMYASAGFFNMTGYTSKEVIGRNCRFMQGADTDPNDVAKIREAVAAGTSYCGRLLNYKKDGTTFWNLLTIAPIKDEHGKILKLIGMQVEVSKHTEGTKEKMLRPNGLPESLIRYDARQKEKANSSVTELVEAVSKRPRSLSESANRLPFIKKPTNGSNSHATQVHKTPSKSKSSRRKSESTLPSFRRKSHSGGDNFNSMHPITELPETKIISRRRSFMGFMRKSLSNNERFNDEHVIDGDSSEDDDDRFDSFDDKNITQKREKRKGLDLATTLERIEKNFVITDPRLPDNPIIFASDSFLELTEYSREEILGRNCRFLQGPETDPATVKKIRYAIDNQTEVTVQLINYTKTGKKFWNLFHLQPMRDQKGEVQYFIGVQLDGSQHVEPLHNRIAEDTAKEGENLVKKTAENVDDALRELPDANMKPEDLWMNHSKMVHPKPHRREDAAWRAIQKIMESGEQIGLKHFKPIKPLGSGDTGSVHLVELCGTDHQFAMKAMDKGVMLNRNKVHRACTEREILDMLDHPFLPALYASFQTKTHICLITDYCPGGELFMLLDRQPAKVLKEDAVRFYATEVVVALEYLHCQGIIYRDLKPENVLLQSTGHVSLTDFDLSCLTSCKPQLLVPSTNDKKKGQHGPIFMAEPMRASNSFVGTEEYIAPEIITGSGHTSAVDWWALGILLYEMFYGYTPFRGKNRQRTFANILHKDLKFPKSKQVSLGAKQLIYYLLQRDPTSRLGSKGGANDIKNHSFFKGINWALVRCTKPPELDAPLFDTNKEEKEKEKEDKYVDNGQEDMSVF; via the exons ATGAAACAGAAAGTGAGAGTGATGGAACCATTTACAAGAGATCATCGTGGCTCACTTGAAGTCTTCAATCCATCTTCCTCCGATAACAACAACGAGAATCCGCATCCGAATCCGAATTCGAATTCGAATCCGATTCCAAGTAACTCATGGAACACTTGGACAGGTTCACGCGCTATCGAGACTCCACCAACGCGCGATTCTATTATTTCCGATGAAGTTCCCGCCGCCACGTCCTGGATGGCGCTGAAAGAAACCGCGCCTCCGCCAAAATCCGGAGAATCAGGCTCCGCTGCGGAGCAGAGAGCGGCGGAGTGGGGATTAGTGCTGAAAACTGATTCGGAGACAGGAAAGCCACAGGGAGTTGGTGTTCGAGGCTCCGGTGGTGGTAGTGGTTCGAGGAGAGAGTCGAACAACTCGGTGAGAAGCTCCGGTGAGTCTTCCGATGACGGAAGGGAGGGCGGTAGGGGAATACCGAGAGTTTCGGAGGATTTGAGAGATGCTCTATCGGCTTTTCAACAAACTTTTGTTGTTTCGGATGCTACCAAACCCGATTACCCGATTATGTATGCTAGTGCCGGGTTTTTTAATATGACGGGTTATACATCCAAAGAGGTCATAGGAAGAAACTG TCGGTTTATGCAGGGAGCGGATACGGATCCGAATGACGTGGCAAAGATAAGAGAAGCGGTTGCGGCGGGAACGAGTTATTGTGGAAGGTTGCTGAATTACAAGAAAGATGGAACAACGTTCTGGAACCTTCTAACTATTGCTCCTATTAAGGACGAACATGGAAAAATCCTGAAACTTATAGG AATGCAAGTGGAGGTTAGCAAGCATACAGAAGGGACGAAGGAGAAGATGCTGCGTCCCAACGGATTGCCTGAATCGTTGATTCGATATGATG CTCGTCAGAAAGAGAAGGCAAACTCGTCAGTTACTGAGTTGGTGGAGGCAGTGAGCAAAAGACCACGCTCACTCAGTGAATCAGCAAACCGTCTCCCCTTCATCAAAAAGCCAACAAATGGTAGTAATAGCCATGCAACACAAGTACACAAAACACCATCAAAATCCAAATCATCAAGGAGAAAATCTGAGAGCACTTTGCCTTCATTCCGTCGCaaatcacattcaggaggagACAATTTTAATTCAATGCATCCTATCACTGAGCTCCCAGAAACCAAAATCATCTCGCGCCGCCGCTCTTTCATGGG GTTCATGAGGAAAAGTCTGTCAAATAATGAAAGATTCAATGATGAACATGTTATTGATGGGGATAGCTCTGAGGATGATGATGATAGGTTTGATAGTTTTGATGACAAAAATATTACTCAAAAGAGGGAAAAGAGAAAAGGTCTTGATCTTGCTACCACACTTGAACGTATTGAGAAAAACTTTGTCATTACTGATCCAAGGCTCCCTGATAACCCCATT ATCTTTGCCTCTGACAGTTTCTTAGAGCTCACGGAGTATTCTCGTGAAGAAATCTTGGGAAGAAATTGCAG GTTTCTGCAAGGACCTGAAACTGATCCTGCAACAGTGAAAAAAATTAGATATGCTATTGACAATCAAACTGAAGTTACTGTGCAGCTCATTAATTATACCAAGACTG GTAAAAAGTTCTGGAACCTGTTTCATTTGCAGCCAATGCGTGATCAGAAG GGAGAGGTGCAGTATTTTATTGGAGTTCAACTTGATGGTAGTCAACATGTTGAGCCTCTTCACAACCGCATTGCAGAAGATACAGCAAAGGAGGGAGAAAATTTG GTAAAGAAAACTGCAGAAAATGTTGATGATGCATTGAGAGAACTTCCAGATGCTAACATG AAACCAGAAGATCTATGGATGAATCATTCGAAAATGGTTCACCCTAAACCTCATAGGAGGGAAGATGCTGCTTGGAGAGCTATTCAGAAG ATCATGGAGAGTGGAGAGCAGATAGGCTTGAAGCATTTTAAGCCAATTAAACCTTTAGGCTCAGGAGACACTGGCAG TGTTCATCTGGTGGAGCTATGTGGAACTGATCATCAATTTGCGATGAAAGCTATGGACAAGGGTGTTATGCTCAATCGTAACAAG GTGCATAGAGCTTGCACAGAGAGAGAAATCCTAGACATGTTGGACCACCCTTTTCTTCCCGCATTATATGCTTCTTTTCAG ACCAAAACACATATTTGTTTGATAACTGATTACTGTCCTGGAGGAGAACTATTTATGCTGCTCGACCGCCAGCCAGCAAAGGTTCTCAAGGAAGATGCAGTGAG GTTTTATGCCACTGAAGTAGTTGTTGCATTGGAATATCTTCATTGTCAAG GGATAATATATAGGGATTTGAAGCCAGAAAATGTGCTACTACAGAGCACTGGACATGTGTCTCTAACAGATTTCGATTTATCATGTTTAACATCTTGCAAACCACAG CTTTTAGTTCCAAGTACAAATGACAAGAAGAAAGGACAACATGGTCCAATATTTATGGCTGAACCAATGCGAGCATCGAATTCTTTTGTTGGCACAGAAGAGTACATAGCTCCG GAAATTATAACAGGTTCAGGCCATACTAGTGCTGTGGATTGGTGGGCTCTAG GAATTCTTCTGTATGAAATGTTTTATGGATATACACCATTCAGGGGAAAGAACCGGCAAAGAACATTTGCGAATATTCTCCACAAGGATCTTAAATTTCCCAAAAGTAAACAG GTAAGTCTCGGTGCAAAACAGCTCATTTATTACTTGTTGCAAAGAGATCCAACTAGCAGGTTGGGCTCAAAGGGAGGAGCAAATGATATTAAAAACCATTCCTTCTTCAAGGGTATCAACTGGGCCCTAGTTAGATGCACG AAACCGCCGGAGCTTGATGCTCCTCTTTTTGATACAAACAAAgaggaaaaggaaaaggaaaaggaagacaaataTGTAGATAATGGACAAGAGGATATGAGTGTCTTCTGA